A portion of the Algisphaera agarilytica genome contains these proteins:
- a CDS encoding LacI family DNA-binding transcriptional regulator: MAAPSEPITRAKPAKRVSIREIARQAGVSTATVSMVLNDNPKITQATREKVRKVIDRAGYQPNRIAQSLSGKYTRVLGVLLPTLRHALADPYFGELISGICDRAARLGHKVTLESAKPDFIREKKHLELFDRRFVDGVLCIGFNDRHVFLKDFAKAGHPMVVVNNQFDSWGVDQVVCDYRSGTDQVMTYLQQLGHTKIGLIHGSPDVFTSRVIIDVFKHRTPELDDTFLEDGHFTEEHGIAATHALLERHPDLTAIFAGNDKMALGAMRALSLRGIKVPEQISVVGFDDIPYSKFVTPALTTVHLPFYEAGDLACERLIQRIRGKNDRINETLSTHLVLRESTGIVPRA; this comes from the coding sequence GTGGCCGCACCCTCCGAGCCGATCACCCGCGCCAAGCCCGCCAAGCGCGTGAGCATCCGCGAGATCGCCCGCCAGGCCGGCGTCTCCACCGCGACGGTCTCGATGGTCCTGAACGACAACCCCAAGATCACCCAGGCCACCCGCGAGAAGGTGCGCAAGGTCATCGACCGGGCCGGGTATCAGCCCAACCGCATCGCGCAGTCGCTCTCGGGCAAGTACACCCGGGTGCTGGGCGTGTTGCTGCCGACGCTCCGCCACGCCCTGGCCGACCCGTACTTCGGCGAGCTGATCTCGGGCATCTGCGACCGCGCCGCACGCCTGGGCCACAAGGTCACGCTCGAATCCGCCAAGCCCGACTTCATCCGTGAGAAGAAGCACCTCGAATTATTCGACCGGCGATTCGTCGACGGCGTGTTGTGCATCGGCTTCAACGACCGCCACGTCTTTCTGAAAGACTTCGCCAAGGCCGGCCACCCGATGGTTGTGGTGAATAACCAGTTCGACTCCTGGGGCGTTGATCAGGTGGTGTGCGACTACCGCTCGGGCACGGACCAGGTCATGACCTATCTCCAGCAGCTGGGCCACACCAAGATCGGTTTGATCCACGGCTCGCCGGACGTGTTTACCTCGCGGGTCATCATCGATGTGTTCAAACACCGCACGCCCGAACTCGACGACACCTTCCTCGAAGACGGCCACTTCACCGAAGAGCACGGCATCGCTGCGACCCACGCACTACTCGAACGTCACCCCGACCTCACCGCCATCTTCGCGGGCAACGACAAGATGGCGCTCGGTGCCATGCGTGCCCTGAGCCTGCGCGGCATCAAGGTGCCCGAGCAGATCTCGGTCGTGGGCTTCGACGACATCCCGTATTCCAAATTCGTGACGCCGGCCCTGACCACGGTGCACCTGCCGTTCTACGAGGCGGGCGACCTGGCGTGTGAACGGCTCATCCAACGCATCCGCGGCAAGAACGACCGCATCAACGAAACGCTCTCGACCCACCTGGTCCTCCGCGAATCCACCGGCATTGTCCCGCGGGCCTGA